The Zobellia alginiliquefaciens genome contains a region encoding:
- the katG gene encoding catalase/peroxidase HPI → MSSTNGKGEAWDVNESSAANCPFLNGEMHQAAGGGTTNKDWWPNMLNLNILRLHSKMADPMDDDFNYAEEFKSLDLAAVKKDLTELMTTSQDWWPADYGHYGPFFIRMAWHSAGTYRISDGRGGASAGNQRFAPLNSWPDNANLDKARLLLWPIKQKYGKKISWADLLILTGNVAHESMGLPMFGFAGGREDIWQPEEDVYWGSETEWLGNKQRYDEDGNELENPLGAAHMGLIYVNPEGHNANPDPLEAAHYIRQTFKRMAMDDYETVALIAGGHTFGKTHGAANPDDYVSAEPAAADITEQGLGWKSSYGSGSGADTITSGLEGAWSQTPTKWSHYFFENLFGFEWELTKSPAGAWQYKPVGDAGAGEMPDAHIEGKTHQPFMLVTDMSLRVDPEFEKISRNFLENPDEFKDAYARAWYKLTHRDMGPVDRYLGPEVPQEELLWQDPVPAVDFELINDADIADLKKTILSSGLSTAELVSTAWASASTFRGSDKRGGANGGRVRLAPQKDWKVNNPAQLAKVTSTLEKIQKDFNDSQSGNKKVSFADLVVLAGTAAVENAAKAAGFETSVGFNAGRTDATQEKTDIEAFEALEPIADGFRNYTKQKLSVQAEELLIDRANLLTLTAPEMTVLIGGLRVLGANYDGSNNGVFTKTPGALTNDFFVNLLDMGTTWKAASEDDTLFEGSDRKTGTVKWTGTRVDLIFGSNSELRALAEVYGTEDAKQKFVSDFAKTWTKVMNLDRYDI, encoded by the coding sequence ATGAGTAGTACTAACGGAAAAGGTGAAGCTTGGGATGTTAATGAATCCTCGGCGGCAAATTGCCCATTTTTAAATGGCGAAATGCATCAAGCAGCAGGTGGAGGAACCACTAATAAAGACTGGTGGCCAAATATGTTAAACCTTAATATATTAAGGTTACACTCTAAAATGGCCGATCCAATGGACGATGATTTTAATTACGCTGAAGAGTTTAAGTCATTAGATTTAGCTGCGGTAAAGAAAGATTTAACCGAGTTAATGACCACTAGTCAAGATTGGTGGCCTGCAGATTACGGTCATTATGGTCCGTTTTTCATCCGTATGGCTTGGCATAGTGCCGGAACCTACCGTATTTCTGATGGTAGAGGTGGTGCAAGTGCAGGAAACCAACGTTTTGCCCCTTTAAATAGTTGGCCGGATAATGCGAACCTAGATAAGGCCCGTTTACTGTTGTGGCCCATTAAACAGAAATATGGAAAGAAGATTTCTTGGGCAGATCTATTGATACTTACGGGAAATGTAGCTCATGAAAGTATGGGGCTGCCAATGTTTGGTTTTGCTGGTGGCCGTGAAGATATTTGGCAACCTGAAGAAGATGTGTACTGGGGTTCTGAAACAGAATGGTTAGGCAACAAACAAAGATATGATGAGGACGGTAACGAATTGGAAAATCCGTTAGGTGCAGCACATATGGGTCTTATTTATGTAAATCCGGAAGGACACAATGCAAATCCCGACCCTTTAGAAGCTGCACATTATATTAGACAGACATTCAAAAGAATGGCAATGGATGATTATGAGACCGTGGCTTTGATTGCAGGTGGTCATACGTTTGGTAAAACCCACGGTGCCGCCAACCCAGATGATTATGTTAGTGCAGAACCTGCCGCGGCAGATATTACGGAACAAGGTTTGGGCTGGAAAAGCAGCTACGGATCCGGTTCTGGCGCAGATACCATTACCAGTGGTTTAGAAGGCGCTTGGTCGCAAACACCTACAAAATGGAGCCATTATTTCTTTGAAAATCTATTCGGTTTTGAATGGGAATTAACTAAGAGCCCTGCTGGCGCATGGCAATATAAGCCTGTTGGTGATGCAGGTGCAGGAGAAATGCCAGATGCACATATTGAAGGGAAAACCCACCAACCATTTATGTTGGTGACGGATATGTCTTTACGTGTTGACCCTGAGTTCGAAAAAATTTCAAGAAACTTTTTAGAGAATCCAGATGAATTTAAAGACGCCTATGCCCGTGCATGGTATAAATTAACGCACCGTGATATGGGGCCTGTAGACCGTTATTTAGGTCCTGAAGTACCTCAAGAAGAGTTACTTTGGCAAGATCCGGTTCCTGCTGTAGATTTTGAATTGATTAATGATGCTGATATAGCAGACCTTAAGAAGACTATTTTGTCTTCTGGTCTATCTACTGCGGAGTTGGTTTCAACTGCTTGGGCTTCTGCTTCAACCTTTAGAGGTTCTGATAAACGTGGTGGCGCTAATGGTGGTCGTGTTCGCTTAGCCCCTCAAAAGGATTGGAAAGTAAACAACCCTGCACAATTGGCAAAGGTTACTTCAACTTTAGAGAAAATTCAGAAGGACTTTAATGATAGTCAGTCTGGCAACAAGAAGGTTTCTTTTGCTGACTTAGTTGTTTTAGCGGGTACTGCAGCAGTAGAAAATGCTGCTAAAGCTGCTGGTTTTGAAACATCAGTTGGTTTTAATGCGGGTCGTACGGATGCTACTCAGGAAAAAACCGATATTGAAGCTTTTGAAGCTTTGGAACCTATTGCAGACGGATTTAGAAATTATACCAAACAAAAACTATCTGTTCAAGCGGAAGAATTATTGATAGACAGAGCAAATTTACTGACATTAACTGCTCCTGAAATGACCGTACTAATTGGTGGTCTTCGTGTTCTTGGCGCAAATTATGACGGTTCCAACAACGGAGTATTTACGAAAACACCTGGTGCTTTAACTAATGATTTCTTTGTAAACCTACTAGATATGGGTACTACTTGGAAAGCTGCTTCAGAAGATGACACCCTATTTGAAGGTAGCGACCGTAAAACAGGAACGGTAAAATGGACAGGAACTAGAGTAGATTTAATTTTTGGTTCTAATTCTGAATTACGTGCATTGGCCGAAGTTTATGGCACCGAAGATGCAAAACAGAAATTTGTTAGTGATTTTGCCAAAACCTGGACCAAAGTGATGAATTTAGATCGTTACGATATTTAA
- a CDS encoding DUF3592 domain-containing protein, translating to MKIHLLFILTALLYWPISAQDTDKNWIETKATITEIHNNIKARGTRSFATVSYLDENGKQQKSRVELLAIPFIGTLKSVNDSVTIYYDKANPALAKSPETSFLQSYGLYLLIGAGILFSLYNFRKKTGGSTD from the coding sequence ATGAAAATTCACTTGCTATTCATTTTGACCGCGTTACTCTATTGGCCTATAAGCGCACAGGATACCGATAAAAACTGGATTGAGACCAAAGCTACGATTACCGAAATACACAATAATATAAAAGCTAGGGGTACAAGGTCATTTGCTACTGTTTCCTACTTGGATGAAAATGGTAAACAACAGAAGAGCAGAGTTGAATTACTAGCGATCCCTTTTATTGGCACCCTAAAATCGGTTAATGATTCGGTGACTATTTATTATGATAAGGCCAACCCGGCGCTGGCAAAATCTCCGGAAACCTCCTTTTTGCAATCGTATGGACTTTACCTCTTAATTGGAGCGGGAATCTTATTTTCGCTTTACAATTTTAGAAAAAAAACCGGAGGAAGCACAGATTAA
- the leuC gene encoding 3-isopropylmalate dehydratase large subunit, with translation MNTKKTLFDKVWDSHVVQHIENGPDVLFIDRHMVHEVTSPVAFLGIKNRNIPVMYPEKTFATADHNTPTINQHLPVEDPLSANQLRMLEENSNEFGISYWGLGHEKNGIVHVVGPEYGITQPGATIVCGDSHTSTHGAFGAIAFGIGTSEVEMVLATQCIMQTKPKSMRINVEGSLSKGVTPKDVALYIISQLTTSGATGYFVEYAGQVFRDMTMEGRMTVCNLSIEMGARGGMIAPDEKTFEYVKGREFTPSGAAWDKAMAYWESLPTEEGAEFDKEITFNASDIEPMITYGTNPGMGIGISNGIPQADAVEGGVATYRKSLQYMNFSEGDSMMGKPIDFVFLGSCTNGRIEDFRLFTSLIKGRQKAPNVTAWLVPGSHKVEKAIKDEGLLAILNEAGFELREPGCSACLAMNDDKVPAGKYAVSTSNRNFEGRQGPGSRTLLASPLVAAAAAVTGKVTDPRELMELETA, from the coding sequence ATGAATACAAAAAAGACATTATTCGATAAAGTTTGGGATTCGCATGTGGTACAACACATAGAAAACGGACCGGACGTATTGTTTATTGACCGCCACATGGTGCACGAAGTAACGAGTCCTGTTGCTTTTTTAGGAATAAAAAACAGGAACATCCCAGTGATGTATCCTGAAAAAACGTTTGCTACGGCAGATCATAACACACCTACCATCAACCAGCACCTACCTGTTGAAGATCCACTTTCTGCGAACCAACTTCGCATGCTAGAGGAAAACTCTAACGAATTTGGTATTTCATATTGGGGGCTTGGGCATGAAAAGAACGGTATTGTTCATGTTGTCGGTCCTGAATACGGTATTACGCAACCAGGCGCTACAATTGTTTGTGGTGATTCTCATACCTCTACCCACGGTGCTTTTGGCGCTATTGCTTTTGGTATTGGAACATCTGAAGTGGAAATGGTTTTGGCTACACAATGTATTATGCAGACCAAGCCTAAAAGCATGCGGATTAATGTTGAAGGCAGCTTGAGTAAAGGAGTAACTCCTAAAGATGTTGCTTTGTACATCATCTCTCAGTTGACAACTTCTGGTGCTACAGGCTATTTTGTTGAGTATGCAGGTCAGGTTTTCCGCGATATGACTATGGAAGGTCGTATGACGGTTTGTAACCTTAGTATTGAGATGGGTGCTCGTGGAGGTATGATAGCTCCGGACGAGAAAACATTCGAATACGTAAAAGGAAGAGAGTTTACCCCTTCTGGTGCAGCGTGGGATAAAGCCATGGCGTATTGGGAATCGCTTCCAACCGAAGAAGGTGCGGAATTCGATAAAGAAATTACTTTTAATGCCTCTGATATAGAACCGATGATTACTTACGGTACAAACCCAGGTATGGGCATCGGAATTTCTAATGGTATTCCACAAGCGGATGCTGTAGAAGGAGGCGTAGCCACGTATAGAAAATCGTTGCAGTACATGAACTTCAGTGAAGGCGATAGTATGATGGGCAAACCTATCGATTTCGTTTTCTTGGGAAGTTGTACCAACGGAAGAATTGAAGATTTTAGATTGTTCACATCGCTGATAAAAGGACGTCAAAAAGCACCAAATGTTACGGCTTGGTTGGTTCCTGGTTCACACAAAGTTGAAAAAGCCATAAAAGACGAAGGTCTATTAGCTATTTTGAACGAAGCCGGTTTTGAACTTCGTGAGCCTGGTTGCTCTGCTTGCTTGGCAATGAACGACGATAAAGTGCCTGCCGGAAAATATGCGGTAAGTACTTCCAACAGAAACTTTGAAGGTAGACAAGGTCCTGGTTCAAGAACGTTATTAGCTAGTCCACTTGTTGCAGCAGCAGCAGCGGTTACGGGTAAGGTCACCGATCCAAGAGAATTAATGGAGCTTGAAACGGCCTAA
- the leuD gene encoding 3-isopropylmalate dehydratase small subunit codes for MAYDKFNTLKSSAVPLPIENVDTDQIIPARFLKAIERKGFGDNLFRDWRYNGDGSEKKDFVLNNPTYSGKILVGGKNFGSGSSREHAAWAVYDYGFRCVVSSFFADIFRNNCLNIGVLPVQVSADFLDKILKAIEADPNATFEVSLPEQTITIDSSGESESFDINAYKKANLLNGFDDIDYLLNIQEDIREFASDRPL; via the coding sequence ATGGCATACGATAAATTCAATACATTAAAATCATCGGCAGTACCACTTCCTATTGAGAATGTGGACACCGATCAAATTATACCTGCAAGATTCTTAAAAGCTATCGAACGTAAAGGTTTTGGCGATAATCTTTTTAGAGATTGGCGTTACAACGGTGACGGTTCAGAAAAGAAAGACTTTGTACTGAACAACCCTACCTATAGCGGTAAAATTTTAGTAGGAGGTAAAAACTTTGGTTCCGGTTCTTCACGTGAGCATGCAGCCTGGGCAGTTTATGACTACGGATTCCGTTGTGTGGTTTCTAGTTTCTTTGCCGATATCTTTAGAAATAACTGTTTGAATATTGGTGTTCTTCCGGTTCAGGTGAGCGCTGATTTTCTAGACAAAATTCTAAAAGCCATTGAAGCAGATCCTAACGCTACTTTTGAAGTGAGCTTACCAGAACAGACTATTACAATAGACAGCAGTGGAGAATCTGAAAGTTTCGATATCAACGCTTATAAAAAAGCGAACCTATTAAATGGTTTTGATGATATAGACTACCTTTTGAATATACAGGAAGATATTAGAGAATTTGCTTCTGACAGGCCTTTATAA